In a single window of the Octopus sinensis linkage group LG1, ASM634580v1, whole genome shotgun sequence genome:
- the LOC115218742 gene encoding proteasome subunit beta type-5 — protein MALMEVCGFSTDYGRDHFSLSSGPFGSNSLTNNVLYSSDHFTIPENFDPVENLKQFTDEKSQVKIHFNHGTTTLAFKFQHGVIVAVDSRATAGAYIASQTVKKVIEINPYLLGTMAGGAADCAYWERVLARQCRIYELRNKERISVAAASKLLANILYNYKGMGLSLGTMICGWDKKGPGLYYVDNNGERMSNEMFSVGSGSTHAYGVMDCGHRYDLSAEEAYELGKRAIYHATYRDAFSGGIVSLYHMKKTGWEFVSQTNVLDLHYKYEADREKAATQRSK, from the exons ATGGCGTTAATGGAAGTTTGCGGTTTCTCAACCGACTACGGAAGAGATCATTTCTCATTGTCTAGTGGACCATTTGGCTCGAATTCACTGACTAATAACGTCCTTTACTCATCAGACCATTTTACGATTCCTGAAAATTTTGAT ccTGTTGAAAACCTGAAGCAGTTTACAGATGAAAAAAGTCAAGTAAAGATTCACTTTAATCATGGAACTACTACATTAGCATTCAAGTTTCAACATGGTGTCATTGTCGCTGTGGATTCCCGGGCTACGGCTGGTGCCTATATTG CTTCTCAAACCGTAAAGAAAGTGATAGAAATCAACCCATACTTATTGGGTACCATGGCTGGAGGAGCTGCTGATTGTGCCTACTGGGAACGTGTTCTAGCCAGACAGTGCAG GATCTATGAACTAAGGAATAAGGAACGTATATCTGTGGCTGCAGCATCCAAATTGCTTGCGAATATCTTGTACAATTACAAAGGAATGGGTCTCTCTCTT ggaACCATGATTTGTGGATGGGACAAAAAG GGTCCTGGATTGTACTatgttgataataatggtgaGCGAATGAGCAATGAAATGTTCTCTGTTGGGTCTGGTTCCACTCATGCTTATGGTGTTATGGACTGTGGCCACAGGTATGACTTATCAGCAGAGGAAGCATATGAACTGGGGAAGCGAGCCATTTACCATGCTACTTACAGAGATGCTTTCAGTGGTGGTATTGTCAGTt TGTATCACATGAAGAAGACTGGCTGGGAGTTTGTATCACAAACCAATGTATTAGACTTGCATTACAAGTATGAAGCTGATAGAGAAAAGGCTGCTACTCAGAGAAGCAAATAA